The stretch of DNA GGCGCTTTCGACCGGCGAAGTGAAATTCAAGGGCATGGTCCGGCCACAGACGAAGCTGATCGAATATGGCATCGACTTCAAGCGTGTCATGCGCGGCCGTCTGGTCCTCGGCACGGCCGACGGCTGGCTAAAGGCGGACGGCGAGACCATATATCAGGCGGCCGACCTTCGCGTCGGTCTATCGAAAGACAAGGCGGCCTGAAACCGCATTTCGAGCGGCTGACGAAAACAACAAAGGTTTGATCAGATGAGACGGGTAGTTGTCACGGGCCTGGGTGTCGTGTCCTCGATCGGAAACGACGCGGCCGAAGTCACCGAATCCTTGCGGCAGGCAAAGTCGGGTATCTCCTTTTCGAGCGATTTCGCCGAACATGGGTTCAAGTGCCAGGTCTGGGGCAGTCCGAAGCTCGGTTCGGCGGAACTTGCCGAACTGGTCGACCGCCGCGCCATGCGCTTCCTGTCGCAGGGCGGCGCCTGGAACCATGTCGCCATGAAACAGGCACTTGCCGATTCCGGCCTGGAAGAGAAAGACTACGCTCAGAACGAGCGTACCGGCATCATCATGGGCTCCGGCGGTCCGTCCACCCGCACCCTGATCGAAGCTGCCGAGATCACCATAAAAAATAACAGCCCGAAACGCATCGGCCCCTTCGCCGTGCCGAAGGCGATGTCCTCGACCGCATCGGCCACGCTCGCCACCTGGTTCAAGATCCACGGCGTAAATTATTCGATCTCGTCGGCCTGCTCGACCTCGGCGCATTGCATCGGCAACGCCGCCGAGATGATCCAGTGGGGCAAGCAGGACGTGATGTTCGCCGGCGGCCACGAGGATCTCGACTGGACGATGTCCAACCTCTTCGACGCCATGGGCGCCATGTCCTCCAAATATAACGACACGCCGGACAGCGCCTCGCGCGCCTATGATGTCAACCGCGACGGTTTCGTCATCGCCGGCGGCGCCGGCGTGCTGGTGCTTGAGGAGCTGGAGCGCGCTAAGGCCCGCGGTGCCAAGATCTACGCAGAAATCGTCGGCTACGGCGCAACCTCGGACGGCTACGACATGGTCGCCCCCTCGGGCGAAGGCGCTATCCGCTGCATGCGCCAGGCGCTCGCCACCGTCAAAGGCGACGTCGACTACGTCAACACCCACGGCACATCGACGCCGGTCGGCGACAGCAAGGAAATCGGCGCCATCCGCGAAGTGTTCGGCTCGAAGATCCCGCATATCCAGTCGACCAAGTCGCTGACCGGCCATTCGCTTGGCGCTGCCGGGGTGCAGGAATCGATCTATTCCCTGCTGATGATGCAGCAAGGCTTCATCGGCGAAAGCGCTCATATCACCGAGCTCGATCCCGAATTCGAAGGTGTCCCGATCGTGCGCAAGCGCATCGACGACGCCAAGATCGACATTGCCCTCTCCAATTCCTTCGGCTTCGGTGGCACCAACGCCACGCTCGTCTTCCAGCGTTATAACGGATAATAATATGACGGGATTCATGCAGGGTAAGCGCGGGCTCGTTATGGGCGTCGCCAATAACCACTCGATCGCCTGGGGGATTTCAAAAGCTCTCGCCGCACAGGGTGCGGAACTCGCCTTCACCTATCAGGGCGATGCGCTCGGCAAGCGCGTCAAGCCGCTTGCTGCCGAGGTCAACTCGGATTTCGTGCTGCCCTGCGACGTCGAGGACGTCGCCTCGGTCGATGCCGTGGTCGACGCGATCAAGGAGCGCTGGGGCAAGCTCGATTTCATCGTCCATGCCATCGGTTTTTCCGACAAGAACGAGCTGAAGGGTCTCTACGCCGATACGACGCGGGAGAATTTCAGCCGCACCATGGTCATTTCCTGTTTCTCCTTCACCGAGATCGCCAAGCGCTGCGCTCCGTTGATGGAAGATGGTGGTGCGATGCTGACGCTGACCTATAATGGCTCGACGCGCGTCATCCCGAACTACAACGTCATGGGGGTTGCCAAGGCAGCGCTCGAGGCTTCGGTGCGTTATCTCGCTGCCGACTACGGCCCGCGCGGCATCCGCGTCAATGCCATTTCCGCCGGCCCGATCCGTACGCTTGCCGGCGCCGGCATCTCCGATGCGCGCGCGATCCTCTCCTGGAACCAGCGCAATGCGCCGCTGCGCAAGACCGTGACCATCGATCAGGTCGGCAACTCGGCTCTCTACCTGCTCTCCGACCTTTCCTCCGGCGTCACCGGCGAAATCCACTTCGTCGACGCCGGCTTCAACGTCACCTCCATGCCGACGCTGGAAACGCTGAGCAAAGCGGACGTCGAGTAAACGGCTACCCCATTTGAAACTCAAAGGCCGTGCGCAGATGATGCGCACGGCCTTTTTGTTGTTCGATGATAGGATCAGCGTCGAAGCCGCCTGAGCCCTATTTCTTCGCCCAGAGAACCTTGAACCGGGCGTTGCGGCAGGTTTCGCCGCTTTCCTTGAAATTCGCCGCCAGAACTGGCTCGTATGGCAGGCCGCGATTGGCGACGAGCAGCAGGCGGCCGCCGCCGCGAAGGGCGGATGCGGCCGTCTTGATCATTGCCTGGCCGAGCGCCGGATCGGCCGCGTGTCCCTCATGGAAGGGTGGGTTCATGATGACGAGATCGTATTTGTCTTTGACCGGCTCACCCGCCAGATCGTGCCAGAAGAAGCGTGCAGGCGCGTTCGGGCAGTTCTTAGCCAGATTACCCCTGGCAGCCTCCAAAGCCGCGTGATCGGCCTCGTAGAGGTCGAGACGCGTCAGTCCACGCGACTTCTGCGCCTGCTCGACGGAGAGATAGCCCCATCCGGCGCCGAAATCCGCAACGTCGCCGGTGAAATCCTCAGGCAGGCGCGACGCCAGCAGCTCCGATCCTGCATCGATGCGGTCATGCGAGAACATGCCTGGAGTCGCTTGGAAACGACCATCGACGCGGACCGGCGCCTTTGCCAGCTTGGAGATAATCTCGTCTGCATCCGCCGGCCGGCCGAACCAGAAGGCGACGCCGTGATATTTCGGCATATAGTCGACGGCAATATTGAAACCTTCCATCCGCTTGCGTAGCGGCTGGATGCCGTCTTCCTTGGCGCCGGCAACGACGATCAGGCCGCCGAGCCGGGTGCGGGCGATCGCAGCGGCGAGATTGGCCTCGTTCTCGCCCTTGTGCTTGGTGCAGAGCACCAGAGCCGCATCGTAGTCTTCGCCGTCGATCTCCGGCTTCGCTTCGATCCGCTGGGCCAGCAGCTGCCGATAGAGCGGCCGGAAGCCCTGGACGGCGCTGAGCGAGGCGGCAAAGCCTTCCGGCAGCGCAAAGCCTGCCTCGGCGCCGAGGAAGAGCACGCGCTCGCCCTCGCCGGGCGCCGCGACTGTGCCGCTGGCAAAGGGATGGAACAGGGTCTTCAGCGTCTCGCTGCTCATGGTCTCGTCTCGTCCTAAAGCATGTCGCGCAAAAGTGTTCAGCGGTTTTGCGAGCACGACATGCGCAAAACCAAAGACCTGAAGTGCGGCTAGAGCGCCGCGCGTCTTTTCAGACGCGCTAAGGACGCTCTATCACTTTGAATCTGCGCATAACCCTTTCCGAAAATCGATTCCGACTTTCGGGGTTATGCGCTAGCGATCTGAAAGATCGCGCCGCGCTTTAGGATACAAAAAAGGGCGCGGAAGCATTCCCGCGCCCGGTATTGAATCTCGAAGGCGGCTTATTCGGCCGCTTCTTCCTTCTTCTTCTCGTTCGGGATTTCCTGGCCGGTGGCCTGGTCGACGACCTTCATCGACAGGCGAACCTTGCCGCGTTCGTCGAAGCCGAGCAGCTTGACCCAGACCTTGTCGCCTTCCTTGACGACGTCCTGCGTCTTAGCAACACGCTCGGAAGCGAGCTGCGAGATGTGGACGAGGCCGTCACGGGCACCGAAGAAGTTGACGAAGGCGCCGAAGTCGGCGGTCTTGACGACCGTGCCTTCGTAGACCTGGCCGATCTCAGGCTCGGCGACGATCGAGTGGATCCACTTGCGGGCCGCTTCGATTTCCTTGCCCGAAGACGAGGCGATCTTGACGGTGCCGTCATCCTCGATGTTGATCTTCGCGCCGGTCTTTTCGACGATTTCGCGAATGACCTTGCCGCCGGAGCCGATGACTTCACGGATCTTGTCGACCGGGATGTTCATGACTTCGATGCGCGGAGCGAATTCGCCGAGCTGGCCGCGGCTTTCGGTGATGGCCTTGGACATTTCGCCGAGGATGTGGACACGACCGCCCTGGGCTTGGCCAAGGGCGACCTTCATGATCTCTTCGGTGATACCGGTGATCTTGATGTCCATCTGCAGCGAGGTGATGCCGTCGGCGGTACCGGCGACCTTGAAGTCCATATCGCCGAGGTGGTCTTCGTCACCGAGAATGTCGGACAGGACAGCGAAGCGATCGCCTTCCAGGATCAGACCCATGGCGATACCGGCAACCGGCTTTGCCAGCGGAACGCCGGCGTCCATCAAAGCGAGCGAGGTACCGCAGACGGTCGCCATCGAGGACGAACCATTCGACTCGGTGATCTCGGAGACGACGCGCAGCGTGTAGGGGAATTGCTCAGGCGTCGGCAGCATCGGACGGATCGCGCGCCATGCGAGCTTGCCGTGGCCGATTTCGCGGCGACCCGGGGAGCCCATGCGGCCGGTCTCGCCAACCGAGTAGGGAGGGAAGTTGTAATGGAGCAGGAAGCGCTCCTTGTACATGCCCGTCAGACTGTCGACATACTGCTCGTCTTCGCCGGTGCCGAGCGTGGCAACCACGATCGCCTGGGTTTCGCCGCGGGTGAAGAGTGCCGAACCGTGGGTGCGCGGCAGAAGGCCGACTTCCGAAACGATCGGACGAACGGTTTCGAGGTTGCGGCCGTCGATGCGGCTCTTGGTGTCGAGGATGTTCCAGCGGACGATCTTCGCCTGCAGATGCTTGAAGATCGCGCCGACTTCCTCGGCCGTGTACTTGGCTTCGCCTTCCTCGGGGAGGAAATGCGCCTTCACCTTCGCCTTGACGGCGTCGACGGCGGCGTAGCGATCAGCCTTCTGGGTGATCTTGTAGGCTTCGCGAAGTTCACCTTCGGCAAGGCCGAGCATTTCGGTTTCGAGAGCGGAGTAGTCTGCCGGCTGGAAGTCGCGCGGCTCCTTGGCGGCCACTTCGGCGAGCTTGATGATCGCGTCGAGAACCGGCTGGAAGCCCTTGTGGCCGAACATGACGGCGCCGAGCATGATGTCTTCGTTAAGTTCCTTGGCTTCGGATTCCACCATCAGCACGGCGTCATAGGTGCCGGCGACGACGAGGTCGAGGCTCGATTCGTCCATCTCGTCGAGATGCGGGTTGAGAACGTATTCGCCGTTGATGTAGCCGACGCGCGCACCGCCGACGGGGCCCATGAAGGGAACGCCGGACAGCGTCAGCGCAGCCGAGGTGGCAACCATCGACAGCACGTCGGGATCGTTTTCGAGGTCATGCTGGATAACGGTAACGACAACCTGCGTGTCGTTCTTGTAGCCCTCAGGGAAGAGCGGGCGGATCGGGCGGTCGATCAGGCGGGAAACCAGGGTTTCCTTTTCGCTCGGACGGCCTTCGCGCTTGAAATAGCCGCCGGGGATCTTGCCGGCGGCATAGGTCTTTTCCTGGTAGTTGACGGTGAGCGGAAAGAAGTCCTGGCCGGCCTTCGGCGCCTTGGCCGAAACGACGGTGGCGAGAACGACGGTTTCGCCGTAGGTGGCGAGAACGGCGCCGTCGGCCTGACGGGCGATCTTGCCGGTTTCGAGTTTCAGCGGGCGGCCAGCCCACTCGATTTCCACTGTGTGTGTATCAAACATGTCTTGTCCTTCAATGCGGGAGCACGCGCCATCGCCGATATCAAGGCGCAGCGCACAGTCGACCGCAATCAATGTGACGTATCACGGGCAAGACAACGGGAGGCTTTTCATCCTCGGTTTCCTCAGGCATTCCTGAGAAACCGGGCCAAAGCTCATTGACAAGCCTTGGCCGAAAGCATCCGGCAATCCTGCCCCATGACAGGTCAACGGTTGGTTTGGCAGAACCGGCCCATCCGGGTCTGCCGGTCTTTCCACCGCTAAAAGATAGGGCGCGGCTGGAACATTTCATCGGGAGACGTGTCCCGAAACAGATCCGGCGGGCGCTCGGAAAGCGCCCGCCGGACAATCTTAGCGGCGGATACCCAGGCTGGTGATCAGCTTGGAATAGCGGCCTTCATCCTTCTTCTTGAGATAATCAAGAAGCGAGCGGCGGCTCGAAACCATCGTCAACAGGCCACGGCGGGAATGGTTATCCTTCTTGTGGTCCTTGAAGTGTTCGGTCAGGTTATTGATGCGTTCGGTCAGGATAGCGACCTGGACTTCCGGAGAACCGGTATCGCCTTCAACGGTCGCATATTCCTTGATCAGCGCAGACTTGCGCTCAGCAGTGATCGACATCGGGTTATCCTTTCTAAGAGGAGGAGATAAAGTCGCCAAAAGCCGGGATGTCGTCCAGCTTTGGCCGTGAATGCAAACGGGCGTACCCGATGCTGGCGCTGCCTATAAACCAAATATGGATCGATGGAAAGAGGGGTCGTCCTTGGCGGCTTCAACGGCCCGCCATGGCGCCCCGGACCATCCCGTCATAGGCTGCAGGATCCTGCAGCATGGCGAAATGGCTCACATCTTTCAGGATAACGAGTTTGGCGCCCGGAATCTGTTTTGCCATCATTTCCGTATGGTCGAGCTTTACGGCTTCATCATGATCGCCGATGGCAAGTGTGACTGGCACCGAGATCTTGCCAAGATCGGCGGCCGTCCAGGCCGGCTGGGTTGCCCACATTTCGGAGATCTGCTTGACGAAGGCGTCGTATTCGTTCGGCGTCGGCGAAAGCTTCCGGTACTGCTCGCCGGCGACGTTGATGTAGTCGTTGAAGGTCTTGTTGTCCATGACGTCAGCCTTGACGCCGTCTGTTGTGACGTTGGCTGCCTGGGCAATGACGCGGGTCAATTTTTCCGGGTGTTTCATCGCCATGTCGATGCCGATGATGCCGCCGTCCGACCATCCGACAAGCGTCACCTTGTCGATCTTCAGATAGTCGAGAAGTGCCACATAATCCGATGTCATCAGGTCATAGCCGAAGGGCTGCTGGCTGCGCGTCGAACGTCCATGGCCGCGGCTGTCGGCAACGATGACCCGATGATCCTTGGCAAAATCGGCGACCTGGTGACCCCAGACCTCGGCATTTCCAAGACCGCCATGAATGAACAGGATGGGGTCGCCTTCGCCGTATTCGGCGTAATACATCTTGATGTCGTTCACCTCGGCCATGCCGCTCGTCTTTGCCACCGGCATCGAAGGAAAGGCCGGAAGCTCGGCCCAGCGCTCGGCGGATTGAGCGCCGGTGACGGCGAGAAACATCGAAAAGAACGTCAGGATTCCGATAGCAGTTACGCGCATAATCTTTCCCTCTGTCAGGCCCCCATGGCCCCTCGGGCCGCTATGGCTGCCCGACAGGGAAGATATCGCATCGCGACCGGCTGACAATCGCTGTCTTGTCGGAAAGCCAGATAGGCTCAGG from Rhizobium leguminosarum bv. trifolii WSM1325 encodes:
- a CDS encoding Beta-ketoacyl synthase (PFAM: Beta-ketoacyl synthase~KEGG: rec:RHECIAT_CH0000144 3-oxoacyl-[acyl-carrier-protein] synthase protein), producing the protein MRRVVVTGLGVVSSIGNDAAEVTESLRQAKSGISFSSDFAEHGFKCQVWGSPKLGSAELAELVDRRAMRFLSQGGAWNHVAMKQALADSGLEEKDYAQNERTGIIMGSGGPSTRTLIEAAEITIKNNSPKRIGPFAVPKAMSSTASATLATWFKIHGVNYSISSACSTSAHCIGNAAEMIQWGKQDVMFAGGHEDLDWTMSNLFDAMGAMSSKYNDTPDSASRAYDVNRDGFVIAGGAGVLVLEELERAKARGAKIYAEIVGYGATSDGYDMVAPSGEGAIRCMRQALATVKGDVDYVNTHGTSTPVGDSKEIGAIREVFGSKIPHIQSTKSLTGHSLGAAGVQESIYSLLMMQQGFIGESAHITELDPEFEGVPIVRKRIDDAKIDIALSNSFGFGGTNATLVFQRYNG
- a CDS encoding short-chain dehydrogenase/reductase SDR (PFAM: short-chain dehydrogenase/reductase SDR~KEGG: rec:RHECIAT_CH0000145 enoyl-[acyl-carrier-protein] reductase (NADH) protein) — translated: MTGFMQGKRGLVMGVANNHSIAWGISKALAAQGAELAFTYQGDALGKRVKPLAAEVNSDFVLPCDVEDVASVDAVVDAIKERWGKLDFIVHAIGFSDKNELKGLYADTTRENFSRTMVISCFSFTEIAKRCAPLMEDGGAMLTLTYNGSTRVIPNYNVMGVAKAALEASVRYLAADYGPRGIRVNAISAGPIRTLAGAGISDARAILSWNQRNAPLRKTVTIDQVGNSALYLLSDLSSGVTGEIHFVDAGFNVTSMPTLETLSKADVE
- a CDS encoding methyltransferase small (PFAM: methyltransferase small~KEGG: rec:RHECIAT_CH0000146 probable rRNA (guanine-N(2)-)-methyltransferase protein~SNP /replace=G) — encoded protein: MSSETLKTLFHPFASGTVAAPGEGERVLFLGAEAGFALPEGFAASLSAVQGFRPLYRQLLAQRIEAKPEIDGEDYDAALVLCTKHKGENEANLAAAIARTRLGGLIVVAGAKEDGIQPLRKRMEGFNIAVDYMPKYHGVAFWFGRPADADEIISKLAKAPVRVDGRFQATPGMFSHDRIDAGSELLASRLPEDFTGDVADFGAGWGYLSVEQAQKSRGLTRLDLYEADHAALEAARGNLAKNCPNAPARFFWHDLAGEPVKDKYDLVIMNPPFHEGHAADPALGQAMIKTAASALRGGGRLLLVANRGLPYEPVLAANFKESGETCRNARFKVLWAKK
- a CDS encoding Polyribonucleotide nucleotidyltransferase (KEGG: ret:RHE_CH00111 polynucleotide phosphorylase/polyadenylase~PFAM: 3' exoribonuclease; Polynucleotide phosphorylase, phosphorolytic RNA-binding, bacterial/organelle-type; RNA binding S1 domain protein; Exoribonuclease, phosphorolytic domain 2; KH type 1 domain protein~SMART: RNA binding S1 domain protein; KH domain protein) → MFDTHTVEIEWAGRPLKLETGKIARQADGAVLATYGETVVLATVVSAKAPKAGQDFFPLTVNYQEKTYAAGKIPGGYFKREGRPSEKETLVSRLIDRPIRPLFPEGYKNDTQVVVTVIQHDLENDPDVLSMVATSAALTLSGVPFMGPVGGARVGYINGEYVLNPHLDEMDESSLDLVVAGTYDAVLMVESEAKELNEDIMLGAVMFGHKGFQPVLDAIIKLAEVAAKEPRDFQPADYSALETEMLGLAEGELREAYKITQKADRYAAVDAVKAKVKAHFLPEEGEAKYTAEEVGAIFKHLQAKIVRWNILDTKSRIDGRNLETVRPIVSEVGLLPRTHGSALFTRGETQAIVVATLGTGEDEQYVDSLTGMYKERFLLHYNFPPYSVGETGRMGSPGRREIGHGKLAWRAIRPMLPTPEQFPYTLRVVSEITESNGSSSMATVCGTSLALMDAGVPLAKPVAGIAMGLILEGDRFAVLSDILGDEDHLGDMDFKVAGTADGITSLQMDIKITGITEEIMKVALGQAQGGRVHILGEMSKAITESRGQLGEFAPRIEVMNIPVDKIREVIGSGGKVIREIVEKTGAKINIEDDGTVKIASSSGKEIEAARKWIHSIVAEPEIGQVYEGTVVKTADFGAFVNFFGARDGLVHISQLASERVAKTQDVVKEGDKVWVKLLGFDERGKVRLSMKVVDQATGQEIPNEKKKEEAAE
- a CDS encoding ribosomal protein S15 (TIGRFAM: ribosomal protein S15~PFAM: ribosomal protein S15~KEGG: rec:RHECIAT_CH0000149 30S ribosomal protein S15); protein product: MSITAERKSALIKEYATVEGDTGSPEVQVAILTERINNLTEHFKDHKKDNHSRRGLLTMVSSRRSLLDYLKKKDEGRYSKLITSLGIRR
- a CDS encoding alpha/beta hydrolase fold protein (PFAM: alpha/beta hydrolase fold~KEGG: rec:RHECIAT_CH0000150 putative hydrolase protein), with the protein product MRVTAIGILTFFSMFLAVTGAQSAERWAELPAFPSMPVAKTSGMAEVNDIKMYYAEYGEGDPILFIHGGLGNAEVWGHQVADFAKDHRVIVADSRGHGRSTRSQQPFGYDLMTSDYVALLDYLKIDKVTLVGWSDGGIIGIDMAMKHPEKLTRVIAQAANVTTDGVKADVMDNKTFNDYINVAGEQYRKLSPTPNEYDAFVKQISEMWATQPAWTAADLGKISVPVTLAIGDHDEAVKLDHTEMMAKQIPGAKLVILKDVSHFAMLQDPAAYDGMVRGAMAGR